The window gagaggatacttactgtgtgtgagaggatactgacagtgtttgtgtgtgtgtgtgtgtgtgtgtgtgtgtgtgtgtgtgtgtgtgtgtgtgtgtgtgtgtgtgtgtgtgcgtgtgagaggatactgactgtgatgatattgagtctgtgtgtgtgtgtgtgtgtgtgtgtatgtgagaggattctgagtgcgtgtgtgtgtgagaggaatcTGACaaggtatgtgtgtgaatgggtgtgtatgtgtgtgcatgagaggatacagtctgtgagtgtgatgatattgagtgtgtgcgtgtgtgtttaatagttttaggacacccactgtgtgtgtgtgtgtgtgagagagggagagaggatactgactgtgtgtgtgaaaggatactgagagcacgtgtgtgtgtgcgtactttCGTATGTGGGTGAGAGGATATTGactgtgcgtgcctgcgtgtgagtgagaggatATTGATtgacactttgtgtgtgtgtgcgtgcgggtgggtgtgtgcacgggCACGTAagaggatactgactgtaagtgtgtgtgtatgtgtacattagAGGATACtaactctgcgtgtgtgtgtgtgtgtctgtgtgtgtgtgtgttcgcgcatgagaggatactgactgcGAGTGTGATGAtattgagtgtgtgcatgtgtgtttaagagTGATAGgacacccactgtgtgtgtgtgtgtgtgtgtgtgtgtgtgtataaagagacaataagtcagtaactcactctactttctccagtttacagtgtggatgctccagtagagcagagagctgcttcactcctgagtctcttGGTTCATTGagattcagattcagctctctcaggtgtgatgagaggtttgacctcagagctgcagccagagcagcacagccttcatctgtaATACCACAGTTAAatagcctgcagagagaaggagaaaaactcctcataCTTATAGCTcagtacacgcacacacacacttgcatgcaagCTCactaatgtgcatgtgtacacacacatgcatacacaaatgcaaacacacaatcacgctcacactgcctctcccccacacaaccacacacacacacaatgtttctcCCAAACACATtcccacacgcacactaacTGAAGCTGCACTTCTCTTCACGAAACACCAAAATCACATGCAATGTGTGGTGCGTTTGGTGGGTGCTGCCTGTAGTCAGAGGAAAAGCAGCACAAAGACACTTAAGAAACACTTTAGGATTAATGAGTGGGTCAGCTAACACCTTAAATACTGATTATGGTACATGATACATTAGTTACAAAGGGATTCAAGAAACGCTCGGCAATGAACAAAGGACTTTACAAAAGAGTTAATGATATACTGATCCCAGTGCAGTAACgtgtttatgaatgaaaatactcacagagcttttctggatgctgtgaccactggcagcagtctcagtagacattccTCAGATGGGTCATATTTCCACACGTCAAAttcatccagctcctcttctgagttcagcatcataaacaccagagctgaccactgagcaggagagagtCTGGCTCCAAAGAGATGACGGTCACCTCCTCTGCTCAGGTATGTTTGGACTTCTTGTACTAGAGAATGATCCTTCAGTTCATTCAGGcagtggaacagattgatggatttctctggagaGGGATTCTCCCTGATCTTCTCTTTGATGTACttgactgtttcctctttgctgtgagagccgcttcctgtctgtgtcagtagaCCTTGTAagagagtctgattggactccagtgagagacccagaaggaagtggaggaaaaggtccagatGTTCGTTCTCACTCTGTAAGGCCTTGTCCACTGCATTCATAAGGAAGTCAGACATGGTTGATCTTTTGAAGTCATGTAGGACTGCAGTGCTCTGCTGTTCCAGCTCATTTCTGTTGTTGGAGATGAATGAGataaatgcatataaagcagccagaaacGCCTGAGCGCTCAGATGAACAAAGCTGAACACCTTCCCCAGGTGCAGCCAATACTCCTCTCTGAAGATTTGGGTACACACTCCTGAGTACACTGACACGTCTttgacatcaatgccacactctctcaggtcttcctcatagaagatcaggttacccttttccagctgttggaaagccagttttcccagtgccagaATTGTATTTTTAGTCTGTTGAGGATCTGTGTCAATGTTTCCATGGTACTTTTTGTCcttgtgtttgatctgaaagaTCAGGAACTGTGTGAACATCTGAGTCAGAGTCTTGGGGATCTCTTCACTCTCTGCTTCACCCAACATTCTCTCTAGAACCGTGGCTGtaatccaacagaagactggaatgtgacacatgatgtagaggcttcttgatgacttcatgtgtgtgatgattctatTGGCCAGGCTCTGATCAATGATCCTCTTCCTGAAGTATTCCTCTTTCTGAGGGTCATTGAACCCTCGTACCTCTGTTACCTGATCAACACATTCAAAagggatctgattggctgctgctggttgagaggttatccagaggagagcagagggaagcagattccccttgatgaggtttgtcagcagcacatccaCTGAGGTCGACTCTGTTACATCCCACAAGTTCTCATTGTTCTGGAAATCTAGAGGAAGTCgacactcatccagaccatcaaagatgaaaatgactttgtaaacatcacagtctattaattgtagttgttttgtttctgggaaAAAGTCATGAAGCAGATTCATCAGACTGAACCTTTTCTCCATcatcaaattcagctccctaaaaggaagtggaaataCGAAGATGACATCCTGAtttgctcttccttcagcccagtccagaatgaacttctgcacagagacagtttTCCCAATTCCAGCCACTCCTATAGTCAACACACTTCTGATGGATTTGTCTTTAAAGAGGTCGTTGCATTTGAtgggtgtctcctgtgttgctggTTTTCTGGATGCTGTCTtaatctgtctcacctcatgttcattactgacctctccactccctccctctgtgatgtagagctctgtgtagattTCATTCAGAAGGGTTGAGCTTCCATGCTGAGAGATTCCTTCATTAATTCCTTTATATTTTtccatctgtttgtttttgagatTTTGCTGATATTCAGAGACCAGCTCTAATAAACAGAAGAACATGATGacaaatattttactttatgtTGTCAAACGCAatagtctttttaaaaaagtaagtaAAACAATTTGCCCAAACACAAAGGACAAGATTTAGTTAAAGTGATACTGCCATCATAAAGCCATGACAGAGCTCTTACTGGTATGTAGCATGTTAGCGAGGTCTGTCTGGTTCATGTTCCCCAGGACGTGCAGTGTGATCTTCAGCGCTCGCTCTATGACACTGCtctgatcctcctcatcctccacctctctctcagagcatgctgggtaatctgGACTCAGCAGCTTCTTAAACTTCTTCAGCTCCTTCTTCACCAGAGAAATGACTTTGTGCTCCAGCTCCTGGTTAGGAATAAACAGCAACAGACAATCAGAAAAACACCACCATGTTACAGAGAGAATGGAAAAAGTAATCTTATTACTTCTGTTACATCCTAAAACCCAAATATACTAGAAATCACCCCCACACTTACATACCTTGAATATGGACTCCAATTGTTTTCTGTAGGTGAgttctgctttttctctttgtacacTGTGGACAAACACAACAGACTTTTATGGAGGAATATGTAGCACATTCATACCTGCACAACACATGATTGTACAGACAAGTAGATATTATACAAGATTATATATTATCAACACTtgtgtttctgcatttcatAACAGATCTGTGATGCTGCCTGGTGTGCGGCAGCAGAAAGGATCAGGATGCAGGTGTGAGTGTAGAAActcaaaaagacatttaatagAAAGTGAAAGTAAAGCAAATGTGCTAAACACACTGAACCACAAGAAGACAACAATCCACAAAGAAGAATACGAAGAacacaggaacaggagcagTATATACATGGAGGAATCAGGCAAGAGAATGACACAGAGACTAAGGACAAGTGGCAGGAATGGTGGGTGGAGTTAGGCTGGGGAGTGGCAGGAATGGTGGGAGGAGTTAGTCTGGGGAGTGGCAGGAATGGTGGGAGGAGTTAGGCTGGGGAGTGGCAGGAATGGTGGGTGGAGTTAGGCTGGGGAGTGGCAGGAATGgtgggaggagcagggagaaggacaacacacagatacaacaataaacaaaggaCGACATGGGAAAGTAATAAAGACAAACGGCTCCGTTACAAGATTAATTGTAACTACATTTACCACAACAGCATTCATCAAAGTGCTGTGCAAAGTTagggaaaaaaatcttacaaaagaacctgtgaaatgtaaaacaaaaggaaaagtgccatagaaaataaacaaacatggcaAGAGAAATCAAAATGCCAGAGTAAAGAGACGCATTTGAAGTCTGGACAAGAGGGAACAGAATTGATATTCAGAGGAAAACTGTTCCACAGCCTGAGTGTTGCAGCTGAAAAGACACAGTTACACTTCAGCTTTAGTCAAGATGTTGGAACATCCAACAGCAGCTTTTGAGACCTAGAAGA is drawn from Electrophorus electricus isolate fEleEle1 chromosome 22, fEleEle1.pri, whole genome shotgun sequence and contains these coding sequences:
- the LOC113568886 gene encoding NACHT, LRR and PYD domains-containing protein 12-like, which translates into the protein MNQTDLANMLHTKLVSEYQQNLKNKQMEKYKGINEGISQHGSSTLLNEIYTELYITEGGSGEVSNEHEVRQIKTASRKPATQETPIKCNDLFKDKSIRSVLTIGVAGIGKTVSVQKFILDWAEGRANQDVIFVFPLPFRELNLMMEKRFSLMNLLHDFFPETKQLQLIDCDVYKVIFIFDGLDECRLPLDFQNNENLWDVTESTSVDVLLTNLIKGNLLPSALLWITSQPAAANQIPFECVDQVTEVRGFNDPQKEEYFRKRIIDQSLANRIITHMKSSRSLYIMCHIPVFCWITATVLERMLGEAESEEIPKTLTQMFTQFLIFQIKHKDKKYHGNIDTDPQQTKNTILALGKLAFQQLEKGNLIFYEEDLRECGIDVKDVSVYSGVCTQIFREEYWLHLGKVFSFVHLSAQAFLAALYAFISFISNNRNELEQQSTAVLHDFKRSTMSDFLMNAVDKALQSENEHLDLFLHFLLGLSLESNQTLLQGLLTQTGSGSHSKEETVKYIKEKIRENPSPEKSINLFHCLNELKDHSLVQEVQTYLSRGGDRHLFGARLSPAQWSALVFMMLNSEEELDEFDVWKYDPSEECLLRLLPVVTASRKALLFNCGITDEGCAALAAALRSNLSSHLRELNLNLNEPRDSGVKQLSALLEHPHCKLEKVELEHCSITDEGCAALASALRSNPSSHLRELNLNQNNLGDSGVKQLSALLEDPHCKLEKLELSDCRITDERCAALASALRSNPSSHLRELNLNDNKPGDSGVKQLSALLEDPHCTLEKVELYNCNIREEGCAALASALRSNPSSHLRELNLNYNKLGDSGVKQLSAVLEDPHCKLEKLELDSCSITDKGCTALASALRSNPSSHLRELNLNHNKPGNSGVKQLSALLEDPHCKLEILELYHCSITDKGCTALASALRSNSSSHLRELNLSYNKPGDSGVKQLSVLLEDPHCKLEKLE